In one window of Dokdonia sp. PRO95 DNA:
- a CDS encoding LytTR family DNA-binding domain-containing protein, translating to MEGVLLDCAVVDDSSLQRLAIVKMINDHPNLRLVAEYNNAIETKNGLIETKVDLLFLDIEMPILSGFDLLDDLIHKPQIIFVTGKTKYAYKAFNYNAIDYLRKPLTKDRFTNAVYKAISLHKLKTEGAVEDDDYIFVKSNLKKKKVMLNELKYITALGDYVKLVTVHDPIVVLATMKSFVAQLPPERFMRIHKSYIINIDKVDKYNSRNIEIDGEKIPLSRHKKSDLIDALSA from the coding sequence GTGGAAGGAGTACTATTAGACTGCGCAGTTGTAGACGATTCAAGTTTGCAACGTCTAGCTATCGTAAAGATGATCAATGATCATCCCAACTTACGCTTAGTTGCCGAATATAACAATGCCATAGAAACGAAAAATGGACTCATAGAGACTAAAGTAGATTTACTTTTTCTTGATATAGAGATGCCTATTCTATCTGGATTTGACTTACTGGATGATCTTATACATAAGCCACAAATTATATTTGTGACAGGAAAAACAAAATACGCTTACAAGGCTTTCAACTATAACGCAATCGATTACTTACGTAAACCCCTCACTAAGGATCGTTTTACAAATGCGGTTTATAAAGCCATAAGCTTACACAAACTTAAAACTGAAGGCGCTGTAGAAGATGATGATTATATCTTTGTAAAGAGTAACCTTAAGAAAAAGAAAGTGATGCTCAATGAGCTTAAATATATCACAGCTCTTGGAGATTATGTAAAGCTGGTTACAGTGCACGACCCTATTGTTGTACTTGCAACAATGAAATCATTTGTAGCACAATTACCGCCAGAACGCTTTATGCGTATCCATAAATCCTATATTATTAATATAGACAAGGTAGATAAATATAACAGTAGAAATATTGAGATAGATGGAGAAAAAATCCCTTTATCAAGGCATAAAAAATCTGACCTTATAGATGCACTTTCGGCGTAA
- the rpsF gene encoding 30S ribosomal protein S6, with amino-acid sequence MNHYETVFILNPVLSDDQIKETVKKYEGLLKEKGAKMISKEDWGLKKLAYPIQNKKSGFYHLLEFTVDGQAINDYELAFRRDERVMRYLTVALDKHAISWAERRREKLKKQKA; translated from the coding sequence ATGAACCATTACGAAACTGTTTTCATCTTGAATCCCGTTTTATCTGATGATCAGATAAAGGAAACAGTAAAGAAGTACGAAGGACTTCTTAAAGAAAAGGGTGCTAAGATGATTAGTAAAGAGGATTGGGGCTTAAAAAAGCTTGCATATCCTATCCAAAACAAGAAAAGTGGTTTTTACCACTTACTTGAATTTACTGTTGATGGACAAGCTATCAATGATTACGAACTAGCTTTTCGCCGTGACGAACGTGTGATGCGTTACTTAACGGTAGCACTTGATAAGCACGCGATCTCGTGGGCTGAAAGAAGACGTGAAAAACTAAAAAAGCAAAAAGCGTAA
- the rpsR gene encoding 30S ribosomal protein S18, which yields MASLQQQAKGKKDGDIRYLTPLNIETNKAKKYCRFKKSGIKYVDYKDADWLAGFVNEQGKLLPRRLTGTSLKYQRKVSVAVKRARHLALMPYVTDLYK from the coding sequence ATGGCATCTTTACAACAACAAGCAAAAGGAAAGAAGGACGGAGATATCAGATATCTTACGCCTCTTAACATTGAAACTAACAAAGCAAAGAAGTACTGTCGCTTTAAGAAGTCTGGTATCAAGTATGTAGATTACAAAGATGCAGACTGGCTAGCAGGTTTTGTAAACGAGCAAGGTAAATTGTTACCACGTCGTCTTACAGGAACTTCTTTAAAGTACCAACGTAAAGTGTCTGTAGCTGTAAAAAGAGCTCGTCACCTTGCATTGATGCCTTATGTAACTGATTTATACAAATAG
- the rplI gene encoding 50S ribosomal protein L9 has product MELILKKDVENLGFADDLVEVKNGYGRNYLIPNGHAVLATPSAKKVLAENLKQRAHKEQKFVDDAQKQADKLNGLEVKISAKTGDGDKLFGSINNADVAEYLAKEGISIDKKFISIAGNTVKRLGNYEAKVRFHKNVVATLPFDVVAEAN; this is encoded by the coding sequence ATGGAACTTATATTAAAGAAGGACGTTGAGAATCTAGGATTTGCAGACGATCTAGTAGAAGTAAAAAACGGATACGGTAGAAACTACCTAATCCCTAACGGTCATGCTGTACTTGCTACGCCTAGCGCAAAGAAAGTACTTGCAGAAAACCTTAAGCAACGCGCTCACAAAGAACAAAAATTTGTGGACGATGCACAGAAGCAAGCAGATAAACTTAACGGACTTGAAGTTAAGATTAGTGCAAAAACTGGTGATGGAGACAAACTTTTTGGATCTATTAACAACGCAGACGTTGCAGAATACCTAGCAAAAGAAGGTATCTCTATCGATAAGAAATTTATTTCTATCGCTGGAAATACTGTAAAGCGCTTAGGTAACTATGAAGCAAAAGTACGTTTCCACAAGAATGTGGTAGCTACACTTCCTTTTGACGTAGTAGCAGAGGCTAACTAA
- a CDS encoding DUF6495 family protein: MKYARLTKEQLEELKPEFINFLATQSITGEEWATIKEKQPKVAEEEIDVFSDLVWEGVLTKAQYLEHISPNQMHLFLLGENNMSLIAVKINKEDIDITTAEGYAWLKENLGDDDVVFMSASKDYSADRNADKFKLISEGAVITRGDLYKWFARFVEVK; encoded by the coding sequence ATGAAATACGCTCGCCTTACAAAAGAACAACTAGAAGAACTAAAGCCAGAGTTTATAAACTTTCTAGCCACGCAATCTATAACTGGAGAAGAATGGGCAACAATTAAAGAAAAGCAACCTAAAGTAGCCGAAGAGGAAATTGATGTTTTTTCAGATCTCGTTTGGGAAGGCGTGCTTACTAAAGCACAGTACCTAGAGCACATATCTCCTAACCAGATGCATTTATTTTTACTAGGAGAGAATAATATGTCACTTATTGCTGTAAAAATCAATAAGGAAGATATAGACATCACAACTGCTGAGGGCTATGCATGGCTCAAAGAAAACTTAGGAGATGATGATGTTGTCTTTATGAGTGCAAGCAAAGATTACAGTGCAGATCGTAATGCAGATAAGTTTAAACTTATAAGCGAGGGTGCTGTGATCACTAGAGGTGATCTTTATAAATGGTTTGCTCGCTTTGTAGAAGTGAAGTAA